DNA sequence from the Acidobacteriota bacterium genome:
GAAACCAGCAAGAATCCGGTCGCCGGATCGTAAGACGGCGAACCCCAGTTCGCCGCGCCCGCCGCGTCCGGGCAAACGTGATTGCCTGCCGGCGTAGGCGTCGTGTTCGGCAACACAATCGGACGGCCTTTGGCGTCCAACCCTTTCGCCCAGGTTTGTTTGGCGAAGGCTTGCCCCGTCAGGAACTCACCGGTCTCGCGATCCAGCACATAATAAAATGCATTGCGCTGCGCGGTGACCAACAGCTTGCGCTGGCGGCCTTTGATGACGCCGTCAATCAGCACCGGCGTTTCGTTCGCATCCCAATCGTGCACATCGTGCGGCGTGAATTGGAACCACCATTTCATGCGCCCGGTTTCAGCGTCGAGCGCGACGACCGAACACGAATACAAGTTGTCGCCGCCCCGCACTGAGCCGTCGTAATCCGGCCCCGGATTGCCCGTCGTCCAAAAGATCGTCTTGGTCTCGCTGTCATACGTGCCCGTCATCCACGTCGGCGCACCGCCCGTGTCGGCAGCGCTTTCCGGCACCCATGTCCTGCGGTTCGGATCGCCCGCTTGCGGCGTCGTATATGTCCGCCACAGCTTCTTGCCGGTCGCCGCGTCAAAGGCGTCAACAAACCCGGTCAGCGCGCATTCGCCCGCCGTCACGCCGACAATGATCTTGCCGTCAATTGCCAGCGGCGCGTGCGTGTTGGAAATGCCTTTGCGGTAATCGTCCTGCTCGACATCCCAAATGATATTGCCGCTTTTGGCGTCGAGCGCGATCAAATGCATATCCAGCGTCGCCAGAAAGAGCCGGTCACCCAGCACCGCCAGGCCGCGATTGGTCATCACCGTGCAATGGCTGGCGACTGCGGGCAAGCGCCGCGTGTATTTCCAAATCACTTGGCCGGTGCGCGCGTCCAGCGCCGTCACGTTGCTCAAAGGGCCGGTCACGAACATCATTCCATCCACAACAAGCGGCGTCGTCTCGACCGTCGTACCGCCCAGTTGCGCCGTCCACGCAGCTTTGAGCGCGTTCACATTGAGCGGCGTCACCTGTTTCAAACCCGCATAATGCGTGCCGCGCATATCGCCCCAATACGACAGCCAGTTTTGCGGTTCGGCGTTGGCGTTGTTCAGTCGGGCAAAAGTCACGTTGAAATCCGCCGCCGGTTTCCAATTCGCGTCTGGCGCGTATACCTGTGGCGCATTAACCAGAAAGGCCAACACGTCAGCGCGGTCTTTGGCGCTCAAGGCCGGATGCGTTTGTTCGGAAGTCTTGACGCTGATGTCGCGTTTGTTTAGGAAATGCCATTTGCCGCGTTCATCCAACAGATGCAACGTGAACGTGTCTTCGTTTTTCTTGAACCCGCGCACCATCACGCCCGCAGCCAGGCGCGCCTCGATCTGTTTGATCGGCGCTTGCATTCGGTTGGTGAGTTCCGGCAGGCGCTGGCGGCTGCGAATGTCAGTCAGATCAGCGGCCAAGATATTGCCGCGTCCGCCAAACATGTGACACGCGCTGCATTGGGCCGCGCCGAAAAAGAGCTGCCGTCCGGCTTCGAAATCACCAGTGACAACCTCGGTGCCGACTTTGCCGGAAAGCGAACGCAGGAAGACGATGATCTGTTTCGCGTCAGCTTCGGACAAGGCAATGGCGGGCATCTGGGTACCGGGAATGCCTTTGACAATGTTACGCAGCAGGTCTGACTCCGTGCCGCCGTGCTTCCATTGCCCGGTGGTCAAGTCGGGCGCGCGTCCGCCTTTGCCCGTCTCGCCGTGGCAGGCCGAGCAGTTTTGGGCGAACAGTTTTGCGCCTTCGTTGACGTTGTTGTCAGGATGCTGGGGGCGGGCGAAGCTGCTGGCGCACACTGCCAGCAATAAAATTGAAAGTGTCCGTCGTTTCATAAGGTTTTGCGGTAAACGCGCCGTTGTGGAGGTGAAGTGAAGCGCGATTGTAAGCACAGCCATTCGGCTTTACCAGCTTACACACGGCCTCATTTCTAGGGTTGGCTGGGTAAAAAAACCGGCGCACCTTTGATCAAAGCGGCGGCTGCTTTGGCCTGCTCGAAGTATTTGCTCGAAGCATTCGCCGTCGTCAATAACTTCCCGCGCAAAGTCTTTGCGGAAGAGGAAGACGCCACCCTCCCCGACGAAACCAAAGTCAAAGTCACCACCAAACGGCTCGTCAACGGCAAATGGCAAACCAAAATCATGTACAAGAAAAGGGGGGATTAGAGCTGATATGGTGTTATTGATCCCATTGCTCAGGTAAAGGCTGTGGGCCGGGGCGAATGCCGATGAGGTCAGGGTCTTCGTCGCCGCTCATCGTCGTGGCGGTCGCTTTACGCTCTTTCGTTTCAAGCCGCCGTGTCTCTTTGTCCTTCTGCTTCTGCAAACGGTCTTTCTCCTTCTCTCGCTTTTGAAAAGTCGGTCGCGATTTTTTCGCCATTTTGGTTATTTCCTTATGTAGTTAATTTTGATTTCAATGTAGCGGTTCGGCGTCCGGTCGAATTCAGCGCCAGCCAAATCTAACAGCCAAACCTAACAGCCAACTCTATTTCTCGTCTGCGCGCGCCGCACCGCTCACGTGATCGGCCAAGTCCTCTGCGGTTGATTCATCATTCTCGTCCTCATAGTCATAGCCGTCATCGTCAAAATCGTCATAGTCATCGTCGTCCTCCCCGCCGGTGAACTGACTGCTGACAACTTCACGCATGGGCCCTTTGGAGCCGCGCTCAGATTTGGGCGCGCCTTTCCCTTTATTGCGGCGCGGCGGCGCGGCATCTGGCCCGAAATTGCGGTTTGGTTTGTCGCCGGACGGCGGTGAAGGCGCAACCCCTGGTTCGCCAGTCGAATAGGAACGAGAGAGTGGCGCGCGCGCGGGCGCATTCATTGAGCGGCCCTCCTCGCGCGGACGGGCTTCACTAACGGCCAGCGGCCTGCCGTTGAATGACTGGTTATTGAAACGGCGGACGGCCTCTTCGGCCTGCGCGCGCTCACCAAATTCGACAAAGGCGAAGTTGCGTGACCGGCCGGTCTCCCTGTCTTTCGGGATCGTCAAATAAGTAACCGGGGCGACGGCGGCGAAGTGGTCTTTCAACTCCGCTTCAGTCGTATCATAGGGAAGATTCCCAACAAACAAACGAATAGGCATATTTCTTTTCAAATCTCCTGAGACTGTAACCTTGCGTGCGGATGAATTACCCGCCGCTCCTTTCAACCCAATCCGCCAGCGTGGCGCAAAAGCACGCAATGCTGGATGCGAAATCTGTATAACGCATCTGCTGCGGCGATGGGCGACAAACAGCTCATATCATTTTAGCAACACAGTTAACCGTACTCAGCTTCGCTGCCCTTCATCACATCCCGCCGCCGCCGTTGCTAC
Encoded proteins:
- a CDS encoding PQQ-binding-like beta-propeller repeat protein, which produces MKRRTLSILLLAVCASSFARPQHPDNNVNEGAKLFAQNCSACHGETGKGGRAPDLTTGQWKHGGTESDLLRNIVKGIPGTQMPAIALSEADAKQIIVFLRSLSGKVGTEVVTGDFEAGRQLFFGAAQCSACHMFGGRGNILAADLTDIRSRQRLPELTNRMQAPIKQIEARLAAGVMVRGFKKNEDTFTLHLLDERGKWHFLNKRDISVKTSEQTHPALSAKDRADVLAFLVNAPQVYAPDANWKPAADFNVTFARLNNANAEPQNWLSYWGDMRGTHYAGLKQVTPLNVNALKAAWTAQLGGTTVETTPLVVDGMMFVTGPLSNVTALDARTGQVIWKYTRRLPAVASHCTVMTNRGLAVLGDRLFLATLDMHLIALDAKSGNIIWDVEQDDYRKGISNTHAPLAIDGKIIVGVTAGECALTGFVDAFDAATGKKLWRTYTTPQAGDPNRRTWVPESAADTGGAPTWMTGTYDSETKTIFWTTGNPGPDYDGSVRGGDNLYSCSVVALDAETGRMKWWFQFTPHDVHDWDANETPVLIDGVIKGRQRKLLVTAQRNAFYYVLDRETGEFLTGQAFAKQTWAKGLDAKGRPIVLPNTTPTPAGNHVCPDAAGAANWGSPSYDPATGFLLVSVREACATYTSVTKEPVPGQGFTGGGVEVDANGAPGAVRALEALTGAVKWSFPLQTGASSTGVLATAGGVAFASSNDGNLIALDSRTGKYLWHYYTGARIVASPMAYAVQGKQYVTIAGQSAIFVFALP